A region of Alteromonadaceae bacterium 2753L.S.0a.02 DNA encodes the following proteins:
- a CDS encoding PAS domain S-box-containing protein — translation MTFSFLQVGLICLTYLSVLFTIAYCTERGLISSRLVHHPVTYIFSLGIFASAWAFYGVIDLAGKFGYGALAYYLGTGALFLLAPAALKPLMELARRFQINSTADLLTFRYHSHGVGGLATMCMLLAMAPLIALQIQAVAEAIHIVTRNSGSTIAMPNSEFDSRQLLALLYCLVVAGFAVTFGSNREHHKGLITSMAFESLIKVFGLCAIGLFSLFQVFSGPSGLEQWLVDNPIHLQHLNTPETGQSSHTLLLVFIATAVSMPHIFHMTVVENPVKNVTRTISWAFPLFLLVMALPIFPILWAGLKLGSQFPTEYFPLAVPIASGSSTFTLISFVAGLSAATGAIVAISLAIATMILNHWILPASPLRTHQGIYGQLIWMRRVLIAVVILGGYGFYLLLSHRFNLTDLALTAFIATLQFLPGIIAVAHWSPGNRNGLVSGLLVGISFWLVSLLLPMLLGERSLLIHIFGYDFHIGIDSWEQVTLWSLGLNTLAFVVVSLTTQQSNDEKYSAELCAEDELSHPIRMTLDIRSPDEIVERLTHRIGETTARVEVNRALEQLGLNASESRPYALRRLRDEVEANLSGLMGITMATEIMDNELPYRIPEVDGVADINLMESRVNEYRDHLTGLAAELNDLRLYHRRTLEELPMAICSVGKDMEVLMWNSAMEQMTGITSETVTGSRLSEILEPWGELLNRFANSSAPHFYKQEVDLAGKTHWITLHQAAINSSMAHQASGLVILLEDVTEMQLLEKELMHSERLASVGRLAAGVAHEIGNPVTGIACLAQNMKYETEDGDLLESVDQILSQTDRVSRIVHSLVNFSHSGQTQENEQSSINLRDCAQEAIDLIRLQREKGEVFFENTVDNGLTAMGDTQRMIQVLVNLLSNARDASPDGGKIIVNGTLRANWVHLSVTDEGTGIEPDLQEQIFEPFFTTKDPGEGTGLGLAMVYSIVEEHNGLLEIISPVDKVLQKGTKFVIKLPIPLESNATTGNTRR, via the coding sequence ATGACTTTTAGCTTCCTCCAGGTTGGGCTGATCTGCCTCACCTATCTCAGTGTATTGTTTACCATCGCCTACTGCACCGAACGCGGTCTGATAAGCAGCCGACTGGTACATCACCCAGTGACCTATATTTTTTCGCTGGGCATTTTCGCCAGTGCCTGGGCGTTTTACGGTGTAATCGACCTGGCGGGTAAGTTTGGTTACGGCGCCCTCGCCTACTACCTGGGAACCGGTGCGCTGTTTCTCTTGGCACCGGCAGCACTTAAGCCGCTGATGGAGTTGGCGCGACGTTTCCAAATTAATTCCACGGCGGACCTGCTGACATTTCGCTATCACAGCCACGGCGTTGGTGGGCTTGCCACCATGTGCATGCTGTTAGCCATGGCACCGTTGATAGCGCTTCAGATACAAGCCGTCGCGGAGGCCATTCACATAGTTACCCGCAACAGTGGTAGCACTATCGCAATGCCCAATAGTGAATTCGACAGCCGCCAACTGCTGGCGCTGTTGTATTGTTTGGTCGTGGCCGGTTTCGCTGTAACTTTCGGCTCAAACCGCGAGCACCACAAGGGCCTGATCACCTCCATGGCTTTTGAATCTTTAATCAAAGTGTTCGGCCTATGTGCTATTGGGCTTTTTTCGCTATTTCAGGTGTTTTCAGGGCCCTCCGGACTGGAACAGTGGTTGGTCGACAATCCTATACATCTCCAACACCTCAACACACCGGAAACCGGTCAATCCTCCCACACTCTGCTATTGGTTTTTATCGCAACGGCCGTGTCGATGCCGCACATTTTTCACATGACGGTTGTAGAAAACCCAGTAAAGAATGTTACGCGGACCATCAGTTGGGCCTTTCCGCTGTTTCTTCTGGTGATGGCGTTACCGATCTTCCCGATCTTGTGGGCAGGTCTAAAACTGGGCAGCCAGTTCCCGACAGAATATTTCCCCCTCGCGGTACCCATCGCATCAGGTAGCTCTACATTTACACTGATCTCCTTTGTCGCGGGTCTGTCTGCCGCCACGGGCGCGATTGTGGCAATTTCCCTGGCAATCGCCACCATGATTCTTAACCACTGGATACTGCCCGCATCCCCGCTGCGCACCCATCAGGGCATCTATGGACAATTGATTTGGATGCGCCGGGTGCTTATCGCTGTAGTGATATTGGGTGGTTACGGCTTTTACCTGCTGCTCTCGCACCGCTTTAATCTGACGGACCTGGCGCTCACCGCGTTTATCGCAACGCTGCAATTCCTGCCGGGCATTATTGCCGTAGCGCACTGGTCGCCGGGCAACCGCAATGGCCTTGTGAGTGGTTTGCTGGTGGGAATCAGTTTTTGGCTGGTGAGCCTGCTGCTCCCCATGTTGCTGGGCGAGCGCAGCCTGTTGATCCATATCTTCGGGTATGATTTTCACATTGGAATAGACAGCTGGGAACAGGTCACTCTCTGGTCACTGGGCCTCAACACCCTGGCGTTTGTGGTCGTGTCGCTCACCACACAACAATCTAACGATGAAAAATACAGTGCCGAGCTGTGCGCGGAAGACGAGCTCAGTCACCCAATTCGGATGACACTGGACATCCGCTCACCCGACGAAATTGTCGAACGTCTCACCCATCGCATTGGTGAAACCACCGCCCGTGTGGAAGTAAACCGCGCCCTCGAGCAACTGGGCTTAAACGCCAGTGAAAGCCGCCCCTACGCATTGCGACGCCTGCGCGACGAGGTCGAGGCGAACCTCTCCGGTTTGATGGGTATCACCATGGCCACCGAAATCATGGATAACGAACTCCCCTACCGAATTCCGGAAGTGGATGGCGTCGCGGATATCAACCTGATGGAAAGCCGCGTAAACGAGTACCGCGATCATCTCACTGGTCTCGCAGCAGAACTCAACGATTTGCGCCTGTATCATCGCCGCACGCTCGAGGAATTGCCCATGGCGATTTGCTCCGTAGGTAAAGATATGGAAGTGTTGATGTGGAACAGTGCCATGGAGCAGATGACGGGTATCACCAGCGAAACCGTCACCGGTTCGCGACTTTCGGAAATTTTGGAGCCATGGGGCGAATTGCTCAATCGCTTTGCCAATTCCAGCGCGCCCCATTTTTACAAGCAGGAAGTTGACCTGGCGGGCAAGACCCACTGGATTACCCTGCACCAGGCGGCAATCAACTCCTCAATGGCCCACCAGGCCAGCGGCCTGGTGATTCTGCTCGAAGATGTGACAGAAATGCAGCTCCTCGAAAAAGAGCTCATGCACAGTGAGCGCCTGGCGTCAGTTGGTCGCCTGGCCGCAGGTGTCGCCCACGAGATAGGAAATCCGGTAACCGGCATCGCCTGCCTTGCGCAAAATATGAAGTACGAAACTGAAGATGGCGACCTGCTGGAATCGGTCGATCAGATTCTGTCGCAAACTGACCGGGTAAGCCGCATCGTGCACTCACTGGTGAATTTCTCTCACTCTGGGCAAACCCAGGAAAATGAACAATCCTCCATAAATCTGCGTGACTGCGCGCAAGAGGCCATCGATCTTATCCGCCTGCAACGCGAAAAGGGCGAAGTATTTTTCGAAAACACCGTGGACAACGGCCTTACCGCGATGGGCGATACCCAGCGCATGATTCAGGTATTGGTGAACCTGTTATCCAACGCCAGAGACGCCAGTCCTGACGGCGGTAAGATCATCGTTAATGGCACTCTCAGGGCAAACTGGGTGCACCTGTCGGTCACCGACGAAGGTACGGGAATCGAACCCGATCTGCAGGAACAGATCTTTGAGCCATTCTTTACCACCAAAGATCCCGGCGAAGGTACTGGCCTCGGCCTAGCCATGGTTTACAGCATTGTGGAAGAGCATAATGGCCTTTTGGAGATCATCAGCCCGGTCGATAAGGTGTTACAAAAAGGCACAAAATTTGTGATAAAGCTACCCATACCCCTTGAATCCAATGCCACGACAGGTAACACTAGGCGCTGA
- a CDS encoding glutamyl-Q tRNA(Asp) synthetase — protein sequence MPARGLRAAAHSDVSRLDPSAVTYRGRFAPSPSGPLHLGSLVCALASFLDARANNGRWLVRMEDIDPPREQPGAAAGILRCLEKHGLIWDEPVLYQSVQSELYLERLKDLAMRSLSYRCDCTRSRLKSLLGRYDGHCRLRKLSADSPCSVRLDVEAALKAIGEAGENSLALTMEDFVVHRKDGLFAYQLAVVCDDIAQHITHVVRGRDLEPMTAAQQLLFRVFNTTPPVYLHIPLITDKSGNKLSKQNHALAVDNNVAASNLLLSCRLLGLIDQNTQQDLREGSVSEILSWATTAWRDHQMTPGDRVAPASFLGH from the coding sequence ATGCCAGCGCGCGGCCTACGCGCCGCCGCTCACTCAGACGTGTCCCGTCTCGACCCATCCGCTGTTACCTACCGAGGCCGCTTCGCCCCTTCACCTTCGGGCCCGTTACATCTTGGCTCGCTGGTATGTGCCCTGGCCAGCTTTCTGGATGCCCGCGCCAATAATGGCCGCTGGCTGGTTCGAATGGAAGATATCGATCCTCCGCGCGAGCAGCCCGGTGCAGCGGCCGGGATACTGCGGTGCCTGGAAAAACACGGCCTGATCTGGGACGAACCGGTACTGTACCAAAGCGTGCAGAGCGAGCTCTACCTGGAACGTCTCAAAGATCTTGCGATGCGCTCGCTCAGCTACCGCTGTGACTGTACGCGGTCGCGACTGAAATCCTTGCTGGGGCGATACGACGGACATTGCCGCCTTAGAAAACTTTCCGCGGATTCACCCTGTTCGGTGCGCCTGGATGTTGAAGCAGCCCTGAAAGCTATCGGCGAGGCAGGGGAAAACAGCCTTGCGCTAACCATGGAGGATTTTGTGGTGCACCGTAAGGACGGTCTGTTTGCTTACCAGCTGGCAGTAGTGTGCGACGATATCGCGCAGCATATTACCCATGTGGTTCGGGGCCGAGACCTTGAACCCATGACTGCCGCACAGCAGTTGCTTTTTCGGGTATTCAATACCACACCCCCGGTGTATTTACACATCCCTTTGATTACTGACAAAAGCGGCAACAAACTGAGTAAGCAAAATCACGCACTGGCGGTAGATAATAATGTAGCGGCAAGTAACCTTTTGTTAAGCTGCCGCCTCCTGGGACTGATAGACCAAAACACGCAGCAAGATTTGCGAGAAGGTAGCGTGTCTGAAATTTTATCGTGGGCGACAACGGCCTGGAGGGATCACCAAATGACGCCCGGCGACCGGGTTGCTCCCGCATCATTTCTGGGGCACTAA
- a CDS encoding nitrite reductase/ring-hydroxylating ferredoxin subunit has product MKVKLFDLSALPEGGAVSFEIHDKKGFAVKYEGDVFVYENSCPHLNIPLEWQENQFLDGEGHLIQCSTHGALFLINSGECISGPCMGDKLQPIAFEIDEDAVFAV; this is encoded by the coding sequence TTGAAAGTTAAGTTATTCGATCTCTCTGCCCTGCCGGAAGGCGGGGCAGTTTCGTTTGAGATTCATGATAAAAAAGGCTTCGCTGTAAAATACGAAGGTGACGTTTTCGTTTATGAAAATTCCTGTCCCCATCTAAACATTCCGCTCGAATGGCAGGAAAATCAATTTCTCGACGGCGAAGGCCACCTGATCCAATGCTCCACTCACGGCGCATTGTTCCTTATAAATTCAGGTGAATGCATTTCCGGCCCCTGCATGGGCGACAAACTTCAGCCCATCGCGTTTGAGATTGATGAAGATGCGGTGTTTGCGGTTTAA
- a CDS encoding sugar fermentation stimulation protein A — protein sequence MLFDPPLIPATLLRRYKRFLADVRLESGEELTVHCPNTGSMKNCVVAESRCFLSDSQNPKRKYRFTWELASTPCGSVAGVNTGRANRLVEEAINAGRVAELKGYPTMQRERKYGEENSRIDLLLSGKGGNCYLEVKSVTLAESDRQGLFPDAVSARGSKHLRELMAMRTQGHRAVLFFCVQHSGIDRVSPADNIDPEYGRLLRLAQANGVEILAMRARLSSHEITLDERLPVVL from the coding sequence ATGTTATTCGATCCGCCATTGATACCCGCCACCTTGCTGCGACGTTATAAACGTTTTTTGGCAGATGTGAGGCTGGAAAGTGGTGAAGAATTAACTGTGCACTGCCCCAATACTGGAAGCATGAAAAATTGTGTTGTGGCTGAGTCCCGTTGTTTTTTGTCTGATTCGCAAAACCCGAAACGCAAATATCGCTTCACTTGGGAGCTGGCAAGCACGCCTTGTGGCAGCGTTGCGGGGGTGAATACAGGGCGTGCAAACCGCTTGGTGGAGGAAGCTATCAACGCAGGGAGGGTTGCTGAATTGAAGGGTTATCCAACCATGCAGCGAGAGCGAAAATACGGTGAGGAAAACAGCCGCATCGATTTATTGCTCAGTGGTAAGGGGGGAAATTGTTACCTGGAAGTCAAGAGCGTGACCCTGGCGGAAAGTGATCGTCAGGGCCTATTTCCGGATGCGGTGAGTGCTCGAGGTAGCAAACATTTACGGGAACTCATGGCGATGCGCACACAGGGGCATCGCGCTGTGCTGTTTTTTTGTGTGCAGCACAGTGGCATAGATAGAGTGTCACCCGCAGATAATATTGACCCTGAGTATGGTCGTCTGTTGCGCTTGGCACAGGCAAATGGCGTGGAAATTCTGGCAATGCGCGCGCGTCTGTCGTCTCACGAAATCACTCTGGATGAGCGGTTGCCAGTGGTTCTTTAA
- a CDS encoding TraR/DksA family transcriptional regulator encodes MPESQAKTNFAFRDIPAYKESDGEEYMNDNQKAHFRELLLAWKRELMEEVDRTVSHMKDEAANFPDPADRASQEEEFSLELRTRDRERKLIKKIDSTLELLETEDYGYCEGCGVEIGVRRLEARPTATLCVDCKTIDEIKEKQTTL; translated from the coding sequence ATGCCTGAGTCCCAAGCAAAAACCAATTTCGCTTTTCGTGATATCCCGGCTTATAAAGAATCGGATGGCGAAGAGTACATGAATGACAATCAGAAAGCGCATTTCCGTGAACTGCTCTTGGCCTGGAAACGTGAACTGATGGAAGAAGTGGATCGCACCGTGAGCCACATGAAAGATGAAGCAGCCAACTTTCCCGACCCCGCCGACCGGGCGAGCCAGGAAGAAGAATTCAGCCTGGAGTTACGCACCCGGGATCGTGAGCGCAAGCTCATCAAAAAAATAGACAGTACTCTTGAGCTTCTCGAAACAGAGGACTACGGCTACTGCGAAGGTTGCGGTGTAGAGATCGGTGTCCGCCGCCTGGAAGCCCGCCCAACTGCGACTCTGTGCGTCGATTGTAAGACCATCGACGAAATCAAAGAAAAGCAAACCACTCTGTAA
- a CDS encoding DNA transformation protein, translated as MNTTNGRSPQGELIGLKNLGMASVNILHAIGVNSYDDLSQMGAVEAYRRIKARGIHVSKVMLYALQGALMDVHWNDLSPDLKKQLVTEAEQDETLAEESTNL; from the coding sequence ATGAACACAACCAATGGCCGAAGCCCCCAGGGGGAGCTGATAGGTTTAAAAAATCTGGGCATGGCATCGGTAAATATATTACATGCTATAGGGGTTAATAGTTACGATGACCTTTCACAGATGGGCGCTGTTGAAGCGTACCGTCGAATAAAGGCGCGCGGTATTCATGTGTCTAAAGTCATGCTTTATGCACTTCAGGGCGCACTGATGGATGTGCACTGGAACGACCTCTCCCCGGACTTAAAAAAACAGCTGGTTACCGAAGCCGAACAGGATGAAACTTTAGCTGAAGAAAGTACTAACCTTTAA
- a CDS encoding LAS superfamily LD-carboxypeptidase LdcB — protein MRHRPSFNQVTGRSDAHIASGHDELPVHRDLLFPLLALQDEAANAGFSLQLASGFRSFERQLLIWNAKARGERVLLDASGEALNPQKLSQEDLLFAILRWSALPGASRHHWGTDIDIYDAASITQNYQVQLTCDECQGDGPFAALHAWLNIYLATYNDFYRPYARDLGGVAPEPWHLSYRPLADVYSACLNEADLKSLIEATDIELKSVILDNFSHIFTTYIIPPC, from the coding sequence ATGCGACACCGTCCAAGTTTTAACCAGGTCACAGGGCGAAGTGACGCTCATATTGCTTCAGGGCATGACGAATTACCTGTCCATCGCGATTTGCTTTTTCCGTTACTGGCATTGCAAGACGAAGCGGCGAATGCAGGGTTCAGCCTGCAGTTGGCCAGTGGCTTTCGAAGTTTTGAACGTCAATTACTGATCTGGAATGCCAAAGCGCGCGGTGAGCGCGTGTTGCTTGATGCATCGGGCGAAGCTCTGAATCCGCAAAAACTTTCTCAAGAAGACTTGCTATTTGCTATTTTGCGTTGGTCGGCGTTACCTGGCGCGTCGCGACATCATTGGGGTACGGATATTGATATATACGATGCCGCTTCAATAACACAGAATTATCAGGTTCAGCTCACCTGTGATGAGTGCCAGGGCGACGGTCCTTTCGCTGCTTTGCACGCTTGGTTGAATATTTATTTGGCGACCTACAATGATTTTTATCGGCCCTACGCGCGCGATCTTGGTGGTGTTGCCCCGGAACCCTGGCACTTAAGCTATCGTCCCCTGGCGGATGTTTACTCTGCATGTTTAAATGAGGCAGATTTAAAATCCTTGATCGAAGCCACTGATATTGAGCTGAAGTCGGTTATTCTCGATAATTTTTCGCATATTTTTACGACGTATATCATTCCGCCGTGTTGA
- a CDS encoding DNA-binding NtrC family response regulator, with translation MSKILIVEDEDIIRTALRKLLTRNKYDVEEAGSVSEATGKYKLHNFDLIISDLRLPGAPGTDLIQMAGEIPVLIMTSYASLRSAVDSMRMGAVDYIAKPFDHDEMLAAVKRVIGKSTAAAQKASGTSSQSASDSTAIEGMIGSSNVMKTLYAKIHKVAPTSATVLVHGETGTGKELVANALHRESPRRDKPLISVNCAAIPETLIEAELFGHEKGAFTGAASTREGLVAAADGGTLFLDEIGELPLEAQARLLRVLQEGEVRPIGSVESRKVDVRLVAATHRDLGKLSREGKFREDLYYRINVVQLKLPPLRERGKDILALAEAFVQRFCADMDKPPFSLTPEAIQAITTYTWPGNIRELENAIQRAVILCENQNEIDHEQLAIDLDLVKMDDDEHPNDFSSQKLRSNSNSKPSNEPTEDLSLEDYFQRFVLEHQDTMSETELARKLGVSRKCLWERRQRLGIPRSKPTQK, from the coding sequence ATGAGCAAAATTCTTATTGTTGAAGATGAAGATATCATTCGCACCGCGCTGCGAAAATTGCTCACTCGCAACAAATACGACGTCGAAGAAGCCGGATCAGTCAGTGAAGCCACTGGCAAATATAAGTTACATAATTTCGACCTGATCATCAGTGACCTGCGCCTGCCGGGGGCTCCCGGAACCGACCTTATTCAAATGGCCGGCGAAATCCCCGTGCTGATCATGACCAGTTACGCAAGTTTGCGCTCTGCCGTGGATTCAATGCGAATGGGCGCGGTGGACTACATAGCCAAACCCTTCGACCACGATGAAATGCTGGCTGCGGTAAAGCGCGTAATCGGCAAATCAACCGCGGCAGCGCAAAAAGCCAGTGGTACCTCTTCACAGTCAGCGAGCGACAGTACCGCCATCGAAGGCATGATTGGCAGCAGCAACGTCATGAAAACCCTTTATGCAAAAATCCACAAGGTCGCCCCAACCAGCGCAACGGTATTGGTGCACGGGGAGACGGGTACCGGTAAAGAATTGGTCGCCAATGCCCTGCATCGCGAGAGCCCTCGTCGCGATAAGCCGCTGATTTCGGTAAACTGCGCGGCCATTCCGGAAACCCTGATTGAGGCCGAATTATTTGGCCACGAGAAAGGCGCATTTACAGGCGCGGCCTCGACCCGTGAAGGCCTGGTTGCCGCGGCGGATGGCGGCACTTTATTCCTCGATGAAATCGGTGAGCTGCCTCTCGAAGCCCAGGCTCGTCTGCTTCGCGTGTTGCAGGAGGGCGAAGTGCGGCCCATCGGCTCGGTAGAGAGCCGCAAAGTGGACGTGCGGCTGGTTGCAGCCACACACCGCGACCTGGGCAAACTTTCCCGTGAAGGCAAATTCCGTGAGGACCTTTACTATCGTATCAACGTGGTACAGCTGAAATTACCACCGCTGCGCGAGCGCGGAAAAGACATTCTGGCGTTGGCCGAAGCCTTTGTGCAACGCTTTTGCGCCGATATGGATAAGCCGCCGTTCTCACTCACACCTGAAGCCATACAGGCTATAACCACCTACACTTGGCCAGGCAACATTCGTGAACTGGAAAACGCCATTCAACGCGCAGTGATACTTTGCGAAAATCAGAATGAAATTGACCATGAGCAACTCGCCATTGACCTCGACCTGGTAAAAATGGACGACGACGAGCACCCCAACGATTTTTCCAGCCAAAAACTCCGTAGTAACAGCAACAGTAAACCCAGTAACGAGCCCACCGAAGACCTCTCACTGGAGGATTATTTCCAGCGCTTCGTGCTGGAACATCAAGACACCATGAGCGAAACTGAACTGGCGCGCAAACTCGGTGTAAGCCGCAAATGCCTCTGGGAACGCCGTCAGCGCCTCGGTATTCCACGAAGTAAACCTACCCAAAAATAA